One genomic region from Halomicrobium zhouii encodes:
- a CDS encoding ArsR/SmtB family transcription factor has product MASVDILQTLGNKYSAEILDATDEPASAQELSDELGIPIATCYRRIDELTEHDLLELHDNILSDDRRRIKVYRRNVEEVRVDFDEELTVHIEERTEVTNKLDEAWRTLSES; this is encoded by the coding sequence ATGGCTTCAGTGGATATTTTGCAAACGCTCGGGAACAAATACAGTGCCGAGATTCTCGACGCCACGGACGAGCCAGCCTCCGCCCAGGAACTCAGCGACGAACTCGGCATCCCGATCGCCACGTGTTACCGACGCATCGACGAGCTCACGGAACACGACCTCCTGGAACTGCACGACAACATCCTCTCGGACGACCGCCGGCGGATCAAGGTGTACCGACGGAACGTCGAGGAGGTCCGCGTCGACTTCGACGAGGAGCTGACGGTCCACATCGAGGAACGGACGGAAGTGACGAACAAGCTCGACGAGGCCTGGCGGACCCTCTCCGAGAGCT